From one Agathobaculum sp. NTUH-O15-33 genomic stretch:
- a CDS encoding Hpt domain-containing protein, whose protein sequence is MELFTVLQQAGVDVETTLHRFVGNAALLNRFVKKFAQDPTYQQLRDAVAAGDVERIETSAHTLKGTAANLGFQKLSDNSAALVSAIREQKDAEQVRRLFQAVQEEYQKLLSLIDLID, encoded by the coding sequence ATGGAGTTATTTACCGTATTACAACAGGCCGGCGTGGATGTGGAAACCACGCTGCACCGTTTTGTCGGAAACGCCGCGCTGCTGAATCGATTTGTGAAAAAGTTTGCGCAGGATCCCACTTATCAGCAGTTGCGCGACGCCGTTGCCGCCGGGGATGTCGAGCGGATTGAAACAAGCGCCCATACGCTAAAAGGGACGGCGGCAAATTTGGGTTTCCAAAAGCTGAGCGACAATAGCGCCGCGTTGGTGTCAGCTATACGTGAACAGAAGGACGCGGAACAGGTCCGCCGGCTTTTTCAGGCGGTGCAAGAGGAATATCAAAAGCTTTTGAGCCTGATCGACCTGATCGACTAA
- a CDS encoding GGDEF/HDGYP domain-containing response regulator — protein MAKQKTILIVDDVELNRAILCELFQHTYAILEAENGEEALRVIKQHQEELSIVLLDVVMPVMDGIEVLRRMQGNAALERIPVILITAESSESTALKGYNLGVADIVNKPFNPEIVSRRVENVMELYEHKRHLESKLQEQYAALEEQAKKLARTSAFVIDTLSTVVEFRNGESGSHIRRIRQITRVLLEALSAQYEEYRFTDAQISLITDASALHDIGKIAIPDSVLLKPGKLTEKEFEVMKSHTIKGCEILQRLDLGHLQNDEFYQYCYEICRHHHERWDGRGYPDGLQGSEITIWAQVVSLADVYEALTNERVYKPPYTHSSAVSMILNGECGSFNPQLLDCFLQASDKLREITVVPARSAGDGSVSLESELVSQQPPTPSGPATLTERTLRLLELEREKYHVLAELSGEITFDYDVSTDVLQFSEKFVSVFNESFRMMHARETLCNSTMIYEADKKIIEEKLAQLTPADNVRKFELRIKTNTGEYEWFEIWINGIYMADESDSCSNLIGKLTNVNETKLENARLRRRAETDPLTGLYNRSAVKRMAEGEVGAVFFIDVDDFKGINDRFGHANGDRVLQQIGSGLKAMFRHDDLVGRIGGDEFAVFLHGQNDRSLLERKAQDICRMFQEVRLPEVRAASVSGSVGIALCPEDGADYDAAIDCADQALYSAKNAGKNRYAFYDRNAKTAGFRTVLSEPDSDKRE, from the coding sequence TTGGCTAAACAGAAGACGATACTGATTGTTGACGACGTCGAGCTTAACCGAGCCATCCTCTGCGAGCTATTCCAGCACACCTATGCCATTTTGGAGGCGGAGAACGGAGAAGAAGCGCTGCGCGTCATCAAGCAGCATCAGGAGGAGCTTTCGATCGTGCTGCTCGACGTCGTCATGCCGGTGATGGACGGAATCGAGGTGTTGCGCCGCATGCAGGGCAACGCCGCGCTGGAGCGTATCCCCGTCATCCTGATTACGGCGGAAAGCAGCGAGAGCACCGCGCTGAAGGGCTACAACCTAGGCGTGGCCGATATTGTCAACAAGCCGTTCAATCCGGAGATCGTCAGCCGCCGCGTTGAAAACGTCATGGAGCTGTACGAACATAAGCGACATTTGGAAAGCAAGCTGCAGGAGCAGTACGCCGCGCTGGAGGAACAGGCGAAGAAGCTGGCGCGCACCAGCGCGTTCGTGATCGATACGCTGTCCACCGTGGTCGAGTTCCGAAACGGCGAATCCGGCTCTCATATCCGCCGCATCCGGCAGATCACGCGCGTGCTGCTGGAAGCGCTGTCCGCGCAGTATGAGGAATACCGCTTTACCGACGCGCAAATCAGCCTGATCACCGACGCTTCGGCCCTGCATGATATCGGTAAGATCGCCATACCGGACTCGGTGCTTTTAAAGCCCGGCAAGCTGACCGAAAAAGAGTTCGAGGTGATGAAGTCTCACACCATCAAGGGCTGTGAAATTTTGCAGCGACTCGATCTCGGCCATCTGCAAAACGATGAGTTTTACCAGTACTGTTACGAGATCTGCCGCCACCACCATGAACGGTGGGACGGTCGCGGATATCCCGACGGGCTGCAGGGGAGCGAGATCACGATCTGGGCGCAGGTCGTATCATTGGCCGATGTGTATGAGGCGCTGACCAACGAGCGCGTCTATAAGCCGCCGTACACACACAGCAGCGCGGTATCCATGATCCTGAACGGCGAATGCGGCTCGTTCAACCCGCAGCTGCTCGACTGTTTTTTGCAGGCGTCCGACAAACTGCGTGAAATCACCGTTGTGCCGGCCCGTTCGGCTGGCGACGGCTCGGTGTCGCTCGAATCCGAGCTGGTATCCCAGCAGCCGCCCACGCCTTCGGGCCCGGCCACACTGACCGAACGCACCCTGCGCCTTTTGGAATTGGAGCGTGAAAAGTATCACGTGCTGGCCGAGCTTTCGGGCGAGATCACCTTTGACTACGACGTCAGCACCGACGTGCTGCAATTTTCAGAAAAGTTTGTTTCTGTTTTTAACGAAAGCTTCCGTATGATGCACGCGCGCGAAACGCTGTGCAACTCCACCATGATCTACGAAGCGGATAAAAAGATCATTGAGGAAAAGCTGGCCCAGCTGACGCCCGCCGACAACGTGCGGAAATTTGAGCTGCGGATCAAGACCAACACCGGGGAATACGAATGGTTTGAAATTTGGATTAACGGCATCTATATGGCGGATGAAAGCGATTCGTGCTCCAACCTGATCGGCAAGCTGACCAATGTAAACGAAACCAAGCTGGAAAACGCGCGGCTGCGGCGGCGGGCGGAGACCGATCCGCTAACCGGCCTTTATAACCGCTCGGCGGTCAAACGCATGGCCGAGGGCGAGGTCGGCGCGGTGTTTTTTATCGATGTGGACGATTTCAAAGGCATCAACGACCGCTTCGGCCATGCCAACGGAGACCGCGTTCTGCAGCAGATCGGCAGCGGACTTAAAGCGATGTTCCGGCATGACGATCTGGTTGGTCGGATCGGCGGGGATGAGTTCGCGGTGTTCCTGCACGGCCAAAACGATCGGAGCCTGCTGGAACGCAAGGCGCAGGATATTTGCCGGATGTTTCAGGAGGTCCGCCTTCCGGAAGTGCGCGCGGCTTCGGTCTCGGGCAGCGTGGGCATCGCGCTCTGTCCTGAGGACGGCGCGGATTACGATGCTGCGATCGACTGCGCGGATCAGGCTCTTTACAGCGCGAAAAACGCGGGCAAAAACCGCTACGCTTTTTATGACCGCAACGCGAAAACGGCGGGCTTTCGCACCGTTCTTTCCGAGCCGGACAGCGATAAGCGCGAATAA
- a CDS encoding adenine deaminase, translating to MAEKRKADLCVRHASVLNSYFKTFDRADVYIRDGKILYVDRAEEQCYEAAEEIDGGGAYMVPGLIDIHMHIESSMMTPAAFCERLAQCGVTTIVSEPHEMANVGGLNGVTEMIEAGRGAPIDVRYGIPSCVPSTSSRLETTGGEIGCADMEALYGDPAVACVGEVMNYRQIIRENDLEITKFLKKLRAGDTIFPIEGHCPALMGADLAEFLFLGINGDHTEHSVEELRARFEGGMFVEIQQKTLSTEVLTLIRENNLYEYFCFVTDDVMADKLVEEGHLDALVRQAVALGLAPAQAIYNATFTPARRMNLLDRGALDPGKRADFVLLSDLARFEVQATFRGGKCIYKKGSASHKPANTKAFSAPYYSSIHLTPQTEQRFAMQAPVWQGTVRVRAIEVRDGSTRTEERIFELPVQNGLVQWEGSGLLLAVVLERYGKNGGIGYGFMTGDCHKRGAVATSYAHDCHNLLAAGATARDLTAAVNRVIALQGGFVCAEEGEILAELKLGVGGILSDRPAEEVGAALGRVRAAMTALGYRHYNPIMSFGTITLPVSPALKLTDKGLIDVKAAQIVPLFVDSV from the coding sequence ATGGCCGAAAAACGAAAAGCCGATTTGTGCGTCCGGCACGCATCGGTGCTGAACAGCTATTTTAAAACCTTTGACCGCGCCGATGTATACATTAGGGACGGCAAGATCTTATATGTCGACCGCGCGGAAGAGCAGTGCTACGAAGCGGCCGAAGAGATCGACGGAGGCGGGGCCTATATGGTGCCCGGTCTGATCGATATCCATATGCACATTGAAAGCTCGATGATGACGCCCGCGGCCTTTTGTGAAAGGCTGGCGCAGTGCGGCGTGACCACGATCGTATCCGAGCCGCACGAAATGGCGAACGTGGGCGGCCTTAACGGTGTGACCGAAATGATCGAAGCGGGACGCGGCGCGCCTATCGATGTGCGGTACGGCATACCGAGCTGCGTGCCTTCCACCTCGTCCCGTCTCGAAACGACGGGCGGGGAGATTGGCTGCGCGGATATGGAAGCGCTGTACGGCGACCCTGCTGTCGCTTGTGTCGGCGAGGTGATGAATTACCGCCAGATCATACGCGAAAACGATTTGGAGATCACAAAGTTTCTGAAAAAGCTGCGCGCCGGGGATACGATTTTTCCGATTGAGGGCCACTGTCCGGCGCTTATGGGGGCCGATCTGGCTGAGTTTTTGTTTCTTGGCATCAACGGCGACCATACCGAGCACAGCGTGGAGGAGCTCAGGGCCCGCTTCGAGGGCGGTATGTTCGTGGAGATCCAGCAAAAGACGCTGTCTACAGAGGTGCTTACGCTCATCCGAGAAAATAATTTGTACGAATACTTTTGCTTTGTCACCGACGACGTCATGGCGGACAAGCTGGTGGAGGAAGGCCATCTGGACGCGCTGGTGCGTCAGGCGGTCGCGCTCGGCCTTGCGCCGGCGCAGGCGATCTATAACGCGACCTTTACGCCGGCGCGGCGCATGAACCTGCTCGACCGGGGCGCGCTCGACCCGGGCAAGCGTGCGGATTTCGTACTGCTCTCCGACCTTGCACGCTTTGAGGTACAGGCGACTTTTCGCGGCGGCAAATGCATTTATAAAAAGGGGTCGGCCAGTCACAAGCCGGCGAATACAAAGGCGTTTAGCGCGCCGTACTACAGTAGCATCCATTTAACGCCGCAGACGGAGCAGCGCTTTGCGATGCAGGCACCGGTATGGCAGGGCACGGTACGCGTTCGCGCCATCGAGGTGCGGGACGGCAGTACACGGACGGAAGAGCGCATTTTTGAACTCCCCGTGCAGAACGGTCTGGTGCAGTGGGAGGGGAGCGGCCTGTTGCTCGCGGTCGTGCTGGAACGGTACGGAAAAAACGGCGGGATCGGCTACGGCTTTATGACGGGCGACTGCCATAAGCGCGGCGCGGTCGCGACCAGCTATGCGCACGATTGCCACAACCTGCTCGCGGCCGGCGCAACGGCGCGCGATTTAACGGCGGCGGTCAATCGCGTTATCGCGCTGCAAGGCGGCTTCGTCTGCGCCGAGGAGGGGGAGATACTGGCCGAGCTTAAGCTGGGTGTCGGCGGTATTTTGTCCGACCGTCCGGCGGAAGAGGTCGGCGCGGCCCTAGGCCGCGTGCGCGCGGCCATGACCGCGCTCGGCTACCGGCATTACAACCCGATCATGTCGTTCGGCACGATCACGCTGCCGGTCAGTCCGGCGCTCAAGCTGACGGATAAAGGCCTGATCGATGTCAAGGCGGCGCAGATCGTGCCGCTGTTTGTTGACAGCGTTTGA
- a CDS encoding NCS2 family permease — protein MANDGVSPAVTAGVIFWSGMIFVVISYIGLRDAVVKAIPPSLKHAVSAGIGLFIALLGCKNAKLIIAVEGKNNLGWGELASPTVVLALIGFILILVTKTMKVPGYMIVSILVTTLIGIPMGITKLPETLFTAPGNPLGNFLNIDLLGALRFAYIPFLIALFVPDFFSTFGTAIGVGGKAGYLDKDGNLPGIDRVFKVDAVSTVIGSAFCMPCMTTYLESSAGVEAGGKTGLTAVSTAVCFAFTLLLTPIALMIPSAATAPALIIIGVGMMSALRNVDFSDYTESFPAFICVAFTVFANNIANGICVALPIYLILKLAAGRIREIPKVMYVLIAVCLLYFWTIL, from the coding sequence ATGGCGAACGACGGTGTTTCTCCGGCGGTAACGGCGGGCGTCATTTTCTGGAGCGGCATGATTTTTGTCGTCATCTCCTATATTGGCCTGCGCGACGCGGTCGTCAAGGCGATCCCACCCAGCCTCAAGCACGCGGTCAGCGCGGGTATCGGCCTGTTCATCGCGCTGCTCGGCTGCAAGAACGCCAAGCTCATTATCGCGGTAGAAGGCAAGAATAATCTGGGCTGGGGCGAGCTGGCCAGCCCGACCGTGGTTTTGGCGCTCATTGGCTTTATTTTAATCCTTGTCACCAAAACTATGAAGGTGCCGGGCTATATGATCGTTTCTATTTTGGTCACCACGCTGATCGGTATTCCGATGGGCATCACCAAGCTGCCGGAAACGCTGTTCACCGCGCCCGGCAACCCGCTCGGCAACTTTTTGAACATTGATCTGCTCGGCGCGCTGCGCTTCGCCTATATCCCGTTCCTGATTGCACTGTTCGTGCCCGATTTCTTTTCGACCTTTGGCACGGCGATCGGTGTGGGCGGCAAGGCGGGCTATCTGGATAAGGACGGCAACCTGCCCGGTATCGATCGTGTGTTCAAGGTAGACGCGGTCTCGACCGTGATCGGCTCTGCGTTCTGTATGCCCTGTATGACCACCTATCTTGAGTCCTCCGCGGGCGTCGAGGCGGGCGGCAAGACTGGTCTTACCGCCGTGTCCACCGCGGTATGCTTTGCGTTTACGCTGCTGCTCACGCCGATTGCGCTGATGATCCCTTCGGCCGCGACGGCGCCTGCGCTGATCATCATCGGCGTCGGCATGATGAGCGCGCTCAGAAACGTCGATTTCTCCGATTATACCGAGAGCTTTCCGGCGTTTATCTGTGTGGCGTTCACCGTCTTTGCGAACAATATTGCAAACGGCATCTGCGTGGCGCTGCCGATCTATCTGATCCTCAAGCTGGCCGCCGGCCGTATCCGCGAGATCCCGAAGGTTATGTACGTGCTGATCGCGGTGTGCCTGCTGTATTTCTGGACCATCTTATAA
- a CDS encoding amidohydrolase codes for MKRLYLNGTILTMENGEIAEAVLVEDGRIRYVGTKRSAPRVAPHETMDLKGKALLPAFIDAHSHFSAAANALLQVPLEECVTIEEIAERVSAFIKERRLAPGEWVTARGYDHNQLADGLHPNLDTLDRVAPVNPLVLQHRSGHVGVFNTLALQRLGVTDETIPPPGGLIQKKDGRLTGYMEETAFLQYLKQVPTPEPAALLDAYRLAQQKYASHGITTVQEGMMVDLMEPMLRAMLDAGLLRLDLIGYVDAAGGERLLDAFRAHLRTYVGHFKIGGYKMFLDGSPQGRTAWMRTPYVGGGCGYPTLTDDEARRYLQRALKDGMQLLAHCNGDAAAAQYLRLCREAAGQGADLAAIRPVMIHAQLLGPDQLDEVRALSVIPSFFVAHVYHWGDTHIKNFGVDRAKLISPAGSALHKNICFTFHQDTPVIEPDMLETIWCAAARRIKAGVLLGENERIPVYEALRAVTVNAAYQYFEENEKGSIAVGKRADLVVLDQDPLAVPPEDLRGVRVVETIKDGETIYAADS; via the coding sequence ATGAAGCGGCTTTATCTAAACGGAACGATCCTGACCATGGAAAACGGAGAGATAGCGGAAGCGGTGCTTGTGGAGGATGGACGCATCCGCTATGTGGGCACCAAGCGAAGCGCGCCGCGCGTTGCGCCGCACGAAACTATGGATTTAAAAGGCAAAGCTCTGCTGCCCGCTTTCATTGACGCGCATAGCCACTTTTCCGCCGCGGCGAACGCCTTACTGCAAGTACCGCTTGAGGAATGCGTGACCATAGAGGAAATCGCGGAGCGTGTTTCCGCGTTCATCAAGGAACGCCGACTTGCGCCCGGAGAATGGGTGACCGCGCGCGGGTACGATCATAACCAGCTTGCTGATGGATTGCACCCGAACCTCGACACGCTGGACCGTGTGGCGCCGGTGAATCCGCTTGTATTGCAGCACAGGTCCGGGCATGTGGGTGTGTTCAATACGCTGGCGCTTCAAAGGCTTGGCGTTACGGACGAGACAATACCGCCGCCGGGCGGACTGATCCAAAAGAAGGATGGACGTTTGACCGGCTATATGGAAGAGACCGCATTCCTCCAGTATTTAAAGCAGGTACCCACGCCGGAACCGGCAGCGCTTTTAGACGCTTACCGGCTGGCGCAGCAAAAATACGCTTCCCACGGGATCACAACCGTGCAGGAGGGCATGATGGTTGATTTGATGGAGCCGATGCTGCGCGCGATGCTGGATGCCGGACTGCTGCGCCTTGATCTGATCGGCTATGTGGACGCGGCCGGGGGCGAGCGCTTGCTCGATGCGTTCCGCGCGCACCTCCGCACGTATGTGGGTCATTTTAAGATCGGCGGCTATAAGATGTTTCTGGACGGCTCGCCGCAGGGGCGGACGGCTTGGATGCGCACGCCTTACGTGGGCGGAGGCTGCGGCTATCCCACATTGACGGATGATGAGGCGCGGCGGTATTTGCAGCGGGCGCTGAAGGACGGCATGCAGCTGCTGGCCCATTGCAACGGGGACGCGGCGGCGGCGCAGTACTTGCGGCTTTGCCGCGAGGCTGCGGGGCAGGGCGCCGACCTTGCGGCGATTCGTCCGGTGATGATTCACGCGCAGCTATTGGGACCAGACCAGCTGGACGAGGTGCGTGCGCTTTCCGTCATTCCTTCCTTTTTTGTCGCGCATGTATATCATTGGGGCGATACGCATATCAAAAATTTCGGCGTCGATCGTGCAAAGCTGATCAGCCCGGCGGGGTCGGCGCTGCATAAAAATATTTGTTTCACGTTTCATCAGGATACGCCGGTGATCGAGCCGGACATGCTGGAAACGATCTGGTGCGCGGCTGCGCGCCGCATCAAGGCCGGCGTGCTGCTCGGCGAAAACGAGCGCATCCCCGTATATGAAGCGCTGCGCGCGGTGACGGTGAACGCCGCTTATCAGTACTTTGAGGAAAACGAAAAGGGCAGTATCGCCGTGGGCAAACGGGCCGATCTGGTCGTGCTCGATCAAGATCCGCTGGCAGTACCGCCGGAGGACCTGCGCGGCGTACGTGTTGTCGAGACCATCAAGGACGGCGAGACGATTTATGCTGCGGATAGTTGA
- the tgt gene encoding tRNA guanosine(34) transglycosylase Tgt, translating to MEIGTFELLKTEEQARRGRFMTAHGEVQTPVFMNVGTQGAIKGALDAFDLKEVGCQIELSNTYHLHVRPGDQIVRQMGGLHRFMRWDGPMLTDSGGFQVFSLATLRKIKEEGVYFHSHVDGRKIFMGPEESMRIQSNLGSDIAMAFDECIENPAPREYVKASIDRTTRWLRRCKEELERLNSLPETVNPHQLLFGINQGGTYDDLRAEHMQEIATLDLPGYAIGGLAVGESTDVMYHILDVTLPHAPQHKPRYLMGVGTPSNIIEGVARGIDFFDCVMPTRNARHGHLFTHDGILNIMNAKYQTDDRPIEEGCQCPTCRRFSRAYLRHLLKAGEMLSQRLLVTHNLWFYNHLMEEIREALDNGAFGAYRAANSEKMAKRI from the coding sequence ATGGAGATCGGAACATTTGAATTGTTAAAAACCGAGGAGCAGGCGCGTCGCGGCCGCTTTATGACCGCGCACGGCGAGGTGCAAACGCCGGTTTTTATGAACGTCGGCACGCAGGGAGCGATCAAGGGCGCGCTCGACGCGTTCGACCTGAAAGAGGTCGGCTGTCAGATTGAGCTGTCCAATACCTACCATTTGCACGTGCGGCCGGGCGACCAGATCGTGCGGCAGATGGGCGGTCTGCACCGTTTTATGCGTTGGGATGGGCCGATGCTGACCGATTCGGGCGGTTTTCAGGTTTTCTCACTCGCCACACTGCGTAAGATCAAGGAAGAGGGCGTTTATTTCCATTCCCACGTGGATGGACGCAAAATCTTTATGGGCCCGGAGGAGAGCATGCGCATCCAGTCGAACCTTGGCTCGGACATTGCCATGGCCTTTGATGAGTGCATTGAAAATCCCGCGCCGCGCGAATATGTCAAGGCTTCGATTGACCGCACGACGCGCTGGCTGCGCCGCTGTAAGGAGGAGCTGGAACGGCTGAACAGCCTGCCTGAAACGGTCAACCCCCATCAGCTGCTGTTTGGCATCAATCAGGGCGGCACGTATGACGACCTGCGCGCCGAGCATATGCAGGAGATCGCTACGCTCGACCTGCCAGGCTACGCGATCGGCGGTCTGGCGGTCGGAGAATCGACCGATGTGATGTACCATATCCTTGACGTGACTCTGCCGCACGCGCCACAACACAAGCCGCGGTACCTGATGGGCGTTGGTACGCCGTCCAACATCATCGAGGGCGTCGCGCGCGGTATCGACTTCTTCGACTGTGTCATGCCGACGCGCAACGCGCGTCACGGCCATCTGTTTACGCATGACGGCATTTTGAACATTATGAACGCCAAGTATCAGACGGACGACCGACCGATTGAAGAGGGGTGCCAGTGCCCGACTTGCCGTAGGTTCAGCCGTGCTTACCTGCGCCATTTGCTCAAAGCAGGCGAAATGCTGTCCCAGCGTCTGCTGGTAACGCATAACCTTTGGTTCTACAACCACCTGATGGAAGAGATTCGCGAGGCTTTGGATAACGGCGCCTTTGGCGCGTATCGTGCGGCCAACAGCGAGAAAATGGCAAAGCGCATTTAA
- a CDS encoding oligosaccharide flippase family protein — MRIRKKTILYAASVLACGNIVLQALGFLYRVLLSHYAGAEGLGVYRLVNSAYLVLNAGCLSGVTMACSRLSAASAARRERGKLPAILRLSFVSFGTMFCTCAVLVLPLRTKIAADLLGDERCAMALPFLLLCLALTGIENIFKSFCIGLEQMQFSAVSEVGEQLIRILAVYFLLSRYHGEDYGVIAMLIFVGMVVSEIFSAVFLTTLYKKQLRAPARPLPVDRVLGGQFFAIALPLSVSALASNLLSSAGAVLLPQRLMAAGLTYGQALSALGVVSGMAMPLILLPVALVSSVCTALLPAITAAQAVGNEKRMRSLVGRTISTVGLIALPATAVLVPMAPRLSELIFGQPLSTHYVMLLGAVAVASYYQMASGSLLNALGLQHINVATAILSELMQLAVMYRWAARPTLGIYGYLLAMLLSAIAAFVVNLAVLHRHTRFPLRPLRRFGVPVLCALTLFYWTQVCYRLVRPFVSDAVPALLCTALGAVAVYLLVLRLCGVRLMTYLGRRIETSTGVLSMRGRP, encoded by the coding sequence GTGCGGATACGAAAAAAGACAATTTTATACGCGGCCAGCGTGCTGGCCTGCGGTAATATAGTGCTGCAAGCGCTGGGTTTTTTATACCGCGTCCTGCTCAGCCACTACGCGGGCGCGGAAGGTCTGGGCGTGTACCGGCTGGTCAATTCCGCCTATTTGGTGCTCAACGCGGGCTGCCTTTCCGGGGTGACGATGGCATGCTCGCGCCTTTCCGCGGCGAGCGCGGCGCGGCGGGAACGCGGCAAGCTGCCCGCCATTTTGCGTTTATCCTTTGTGTCGTTCGGCACCATGTTCTGCACGTGCGCGGTCCTTGTTTTGCCGCTGCGCACCAAAATCGCGGCCGACCTTTTGGGCGATGAGCGATGTGCGATGGCGCTGCCGTTTTTGCTGCTCTGTTTGGCGCTTACCGGCATTGAAAATATTTTTAAATCCTTTTGCATCGGATTGGAACAGATGCAGTTCTCCGCGGTATCCGAGGTAGGGGAGCAGTTGATACGCATCCTCGCGGTTTATTTTTTGCTTTCGCGCTACCATGGCGAGGATTATGGCGTTATCGCGATGCTGATTTTCGTGGGCATGGTCGTAAGTGAGATCTTCAGCGCGGTTTTTTTGACCACGCTGTATAAAAAGCAGCTACGCGCGCCGGCGCGGCCGCTGCCGGTAGACCGGGTGCTTGGCGGCCAGTTTTTCGCCATTGCGCTGCCGTTATCGGTATCCGCGCTGGCAAGCAACCTGCTTTCCTCTGCGGGTGCGGTACTGCTCCCGCAGCGCCTCATGGCCGCGGGGCTTACCTACGGTCAGGCGCTTTCCGCGCTCGGTGTCGTTTCCGGTATGGCGATGCCGCTCATCCTGCTGCCGGTGGCGCTCGTGAGCTCGGTGTGCACGGCGCTGCTGCCCGCTATCACGGCGGCGCAGGCAGTTGGAAACGAAAAGCGCATGCGTTCGCTGGTCGGCCGGACGATCTCGACCGTCGGCCTGATCGCGCTGCCGGCAACGGCGGTGCTTGTGCCGATGGCGCCCAGACTATCCGAATTGATTTTCGGCCAGCCGCTGTCCACTCACTATGTGATGCTGCTCGGCGCGGTGGCGGTGGCAAGCTATTACCAGATGGCTTCGGGCAGCTTGCTCAACGCGCTCGGTTTACAGCACATCAATGTCGCCACCGCGATCCTGTCCGAACTGATGCAGCTTGCCGTCATGTACCGATGGGCGGCGCGGCCGACACTCGGCATTTACGGCTACCTGCTTGCGATGCTGCTTTCAGCCATAGCGGCGTTCGTGGTCAACCTCGCGGTGCTGCACCGGCACACGCGCTTTCCGCTGCGGCCCCTGCGTCGTTTCGGCGTACCCGTTTTGTGTGCGCTGACGCTGTTTTATTGGACACAGGTCTGTTACCGCCTCGTTCGCCCGTTTGTATCGGATGCGGTACCCGCATTATTGTGCACGGCGCTAGGCGCCGTCGCGGTCTATCTGTTGGTGCTGCGTCTGTGCGGCGTGCGGCTGATGACCTATCTCGGCCGGCGAATTGAAACTTCCACCGGCGTTCTGTCGATGCGCGGGCGGCCTTGA